One window from the genome of Zerene cesonia ecotype Mississippi chromosome 1, Zerene_cesonia_1.1, whole genome shotgun sequence encodes:
- the LOC119829153 gene encoding protein phosphatase 1L: MEDELEDRVLHQTYLSFMKILSRFSSSVAFDTPTSYLWKMVRLYLLRSEVLVFTLGVVVCFMYLQTIGLWSRSLLSRLSHAVNPISAVQRMKLMEGSDADKQSWELKGSLSAVYAIKGRRMHMEDKFIINENINNTGISLFAIFDGHGGEFAANYAKDHLIQNLYNKVVELNAYKEGKLPEIPKIETPDEIKKEDKENTVNVERKSSFKKSISTADDTSKKEITDPQLLAQLNKARPITREVRPIKPIKNISVPLSSYIDKGKINYGKLLTDEVLAADRLLVEAAKRSMNVAGTTALIAILEDNHLIVANVGDSRGVMCDSRGNAIPVSFDHKPQQVREQKRIEAAGGYIAFNGVWRVAGILATSRAMGDYPLKDKNFVIADPDILTFNLEDHKPMFLVLASDGLWDTFTNEEAVKFIKERLDEPDFGAKSLTLQAYYRGSVDNITVLVINFLVERFSTANLVH, encoded by the exons ATGGAAGACGAATTAGAAGATAGAGTGTTACATCAaacttatttatcatttatgaaaattttgtcaCGCTTTAGTAGCAGCGTAGCTTTTGACACCCCGACGAGCTATTTATGGAAAATGGtgcgactttatttattacgatctgaagttttagtttttacatTGGGAGTAGTAGTCTgctttatgtatttacaaactATCGGACTATGGAGTCGATCTTTACTCAGCAGATTATCCCATGCAGTAAATCCTATAAGTGCAGTGCAACGGATGAAGTTGATGGAGGGATCGGACGCCGATAAACAGAGCTGGGAACTTAAAGGGTCGCTTAGTGCTGTTTATGCTATAAAAGGCAGAAGGATGCACATGGAGGacaagtttataataaatgaaaatataaacaatacaggCATATCGCTGTTTGCTATATTTGATGGACATGGTGGTGAGTTTGCCGCCAACTATGCTAAAGATCATCTAATTCAGAACTTGTATAATAAAGTTGTGGAGCTAAATGCTTATAAAGAGGGTAAGCTTCCCGAGATACCAAAAATTGAAACAccagatgaaataaaaaaagaagataaagaaaatactgtTAATGTAGAAAGGAAGAGCAGCTTTAAGAAGTCTATTAGTACTGCTGATGACACCTCTAAAAAGGAGATAACTGACCCACAGCTATTAGCTCAACTGAACAAAGCCAGGCCTATAACAAGAGAAGTAAGACCAATCAAACCAATCAAGAATATTTCAGTTCCATTGTCTAGCTATATTGATAAAGGTAAAATCAATTATGGCAAGTTGTTAACTGACGAAGTTTTGGCTGCAGATCGACTACTTGTAGAAGCTGCAAAGCGTTCAATGAATGTTGCTGGCACAACAGCCCTTATAGCTATTTTAGAAGACAACCATCTCATTGTTGCTAATGTTGGTGACTCAAGAGGTGTGATGTGTGACTCCCGTGGGAATGCCATACCAGTCTCTTTTGACCATAAACCGCAGCAG GTTCGAGAGCAGAAACGCATAGAAGCTGCTGGAGGTTACATTGCATTTAATGGAGTTTGGAGGGTAGCCGGAATATTAGCGACGTCTCGAGCGATGGGCGACTACCCTCTAAAAGataaaaactttgttattGCCGATCCagatatattaacatttaatttagaagACCATAAGCCTATGTTCTTAGTTCTTGCATCTGATGGCTTATGGGATACATTTACAAACGAAGAAGccgtgaaatttataaaagagagGTTGGACGAACCTGATTTTGGTGCCAAAAGCCTTACACTACAGGCATATTACAGAGGATCTGTTGACAACATCACAGTATTAGTGATTAACTTTTTGGTTGAAAGATTTTCAACAGCAAACTTagtacattaa
- the LOC119830279 gene encoding cysteine protease ATG4B, with translation MDAMFDICYLTPDGNNVEPDDIPKTKENVWILGKKYSAVQDLDRIRRDITSILWFTYRKGFIPIGDEGLTSDKGWGCMLRCGQMVLGVSLIRIHLASDWVWTPETRDPTYLKIIQRFEERKQAPYSIHQVALMGASEGKEVGQWFGPNTVAQVLKKLVVYDKWSSLVIHVALDNTVVKEDILQQCIVRNDNGDTQDNVNISDWMPLLLIVPLRLGLSEINPVYVDGLKICFQSPQSIGVIGGKPNQALYLIGCVSDEVIYLDPHTTQRSGPVENKQTDEQKEMDCSYHCKYASRIPILAMDPSVAVCFLCRTRADFDELCKTIEENLMKESQPLFEICEKRPSHWGPNTNDIDLQNTTLFTEFEDVDRQFDDSDDEFEIL, from the exons atggatGCCATGTTTGATATTTGTTACCTGACACCCGACGGCAATAACGTTGAACCCGATGATATTCCTAAGACAAAGGAAAATGTGTGGATATTAGGGAAAAAATATAGTGCTGTACAAG ACTTGGATCGAATACGGCGAGATATAACATCGATTTTATGGTTTACTTATAGAAAGGGATTTATTCCTATTGGTGATGAAGGTCTTACGTCTGATAAGGGCTGGGGATGTATGCTACGTTGTGGGCAGATGGTCCTTGGAGTATCCTTGATCAGAATACATTTAGCTTCAGACTGGGTGTGGACTCCTGAAACTAg aGATCCAAcctatttaaagataattcaAAGATTTGAGGAAAGGAAACAGGCACCATATTCAATACATCAAGTAGCTTTGATGGGTGCTAGTGAAGGCAAAGAGGTTGGTCAGTGGTTTGGACCAAACACAGTGGCGCAAGTACTGAA AAAATTAGTAGTTTATGACAAATGGAGCTCTCTTGTTATACATGTTGCTTTAGACAATACAGTGGTGAAGGAAGACATTT tacaGCAGTGTATAGTAAGAAATGATAATGGTGACACGCaagataatgtaaatataagtgATTGGATGCCACTGCTGCTTATAGTGCCGCTCAGACTTGGCCTTAGTGAGATCAACCCTGTATATGTTGATGGATTAAAG ATATGCTTCCAGTCTCCCCAATCGATAGGTGTAATTGGCGGTAAACCTAATCAAGCGCTTTATCTAATCGGCTGTGTTAGTGAcgaagttatatatttagaccCCCACACCACTCAAAGATCTGGTCCCGTCGAG AACAAGCAAACAGATGAGCAAAAAGAAATGGATTGCTCGTATCATTGTAAATATGCTTCTCGTATACCGATACTTGCCATGGATCCCTCCGTAGCCGTG tgtTTTCTTTGTCGAACAAGAGCTGATTTTGATGAGCTGTGCAAAACAATTGAAGAAAATCTAATGAAAGAGTCTCAACCGTTATTCGAAATTTGCGAGAAGAGACCCTCGCATTGGGGTCCAAATACTAATGATATAGACTTACAAAACACCACTCTCTTTAcag AATTTGAAGATGTGGATAGACAATTTGATGATTCCGATGACGAATTCGAAATTCTTTGA
- the LOC119831564 gene encoding NHL repeat-containing protein 2, with protein sequence METSPLDYVAQACMDLTEALEATSNEAEKDSLILNHIKKVWAVVPPVEDFKKNLEWVNVAEPIFLGQHCLDKVVVLDFWTYCCINCYHVLPDLAHLEKQYKVENGLVVIGVHCAKFANEKLSYNILSAVQRYDIHHPVVNDSESCMWDALGIRCWPTLLILGPGNKPIFIFTGEGHRDELVSYVGATIRHFGNRVSTAPLPIAPAKHLKAKENSILYFPSKLALNPFYRGRGEEPFLAISDTGHHRILLTDCSGIILRTIGGSGPGFKDDKITEAKFNSPQGLCWLSSSVLLVCDTNNHAIRAVHLDEGTVEVLAGTGEQAATGDQGGKCLGLQALSSPWDILLYSTPDMDMSVRPAPPAPPTPPAVPAPPAPPPSSTPAPLAPPTQEDKDPDKDKVKKDEKRRVLLIACAGSHQIWALFLDNTIWWKYKTYTEGTCVRIAGSGAEAARNSAYPNTAAFAQPSGLTLRTGASPEIFIADSESSSIRRLALTTGHVSTLCGGDRNPLNLFAFGDVDDIGVEAKLQHPLGVAYCESNKTLYIADTYNHKIKKVDIGPQKVSTIYPTMIETTDPAIFSEPSGLSVSLDGKYLYIADTNNHSIKILNLAKNVCQEFKVRLPDPKFVEPENLILYKNDLFINRKCGNLIIYFNVSLDTEIKNVKFTAGAPQNWNVCIRDDDNKDVTLEDFEFVGCTHKGTKLPGRVEMKLKSRTDKTHYRLYLSFHTALCEGSVCFTHSFTIRSTILVRDSVKLVESYKITCKVNPVNRQESKLEQNKA encoded by the exons ATGGAAACAAGTCCTTTAGATTATGTAGCACAGGCTTGCATGGATTTAACAGAGGCTCTAGAAGCGACATCGAATGAAGCTGAAAAggattcattaatattaaatcacataaaaaaagtctGGGCTGTAGTTCCACCTGTTGAAgactttaaaaaaa ATTTGGAATGGGTTAATGTTGCGGAGCCAATTTTCTTGGGACAGCATTGTCTAGATAAAGTGGTTGTCTTAGACTTCTGGACATATTGTTGCATTAATTGTTACCATGTTTTACCAGATCTTGCTCATCtggaaaaacaatataaagttgaaaatgGTCTTGTGGTT attggTGTGCATTGTGCAAAGTTtgcaaatgaaaaattatcatataatatactgtCTGCTGTACAGAGATATGATATACACCATCCAGTAGTTAATGATTCAGAGAGCTGTATGTGGGACGCTCTTGGAATAAGGTGTTGGCCCACTCTTCTGATTTTAG GGCCAGGTAACAAACCTATTTTTATCTTCACTGGCGAAGGTCATAGAGATGAACTTGTATCCTATGTAGGAGCTACAATACGTCACTTTGGAAACAGAGTGTCCACAGCACCATTACCAATTGCACCAGCCAAACATTTGAAAGCTAAAGAAAATAGTATCCTTTATTTTCCTAGTAAG TTAGCTCTCAATCCATTTTATCGTGGCCGAGGTGAAGAGCCATTCCTTGCTATATCTGATACGGGTCACCATCGTATTTTGCTGACTGACTGTTCCGGAATTATCTTACGAACAATCGGAGGTTCGGGACCTGGATTCAAGGATGAca AGATAACAGAAGCAAAGTTTAATTCTCCGCAAGGCCTGTGTTGGTTATCAAGCTCAGTTCTCCTGGTATGTGATACAAACAATCATGCCATTCGTGCAGTGCATCTTGATGAAGGTACCGTGGAGGTACTGGCTGGTACTGGGGAACAGGCAGCCACGGGAGATCAAG GTGGAAAATGCCTCGGTCTACAAGCGCTATCTTCCCCCTGGGACATACTGCTCTACTCGACCCCTGATATGGACATGTCGGTGCggcccgcgccccccgcgccccccACGCCTCCAGCTGTccccgcgccccccgcccCGCCCCCGTCCTCCACACCCGCGCCCCTCGCCCCGCCAACGCAGGAAGATAAGGACCCGGATAAAG ACAAAGTTAAAAAAGACGAAAAGCGACGCGTACTCCTAATAGCTTGCGCCGGCTCTCACCAGATTTGGGCGCTTTTCTTGGACAATACAATATGGTGGAAGTACAAAACATATACTGAAG GCACGTGCGTGCGCATCGCGGGTTCGGGCGCAGAAGCCGCGCGCAACAGTGCGTATCCCAACACCGCCGCGTTCGCGCAACCTTCCGGACTCACACTTAGAACgg GGGCAAGTCCAGAAATATTCATAGCGGATTCTGAAAGCTCATCCATCCGAAGGCTAGCGTTAACAACGGGGCACGTGTCAACTCTGTGTGGAGGAGATAGGAATCCTTtg AATCTATTCGCATTCGGAGATGTAGACGACATCGGCGTTGAAGCGAAACTGCAGCATCCTCTAGGCGTTGCATATTGCGAGTCAAACAAAACACTGTACATAGCAGACACGTATAAccacaaaataaagaaagtcGACATTGGACCGCAAAAAGTATCCACCATATATCCTACCATGATAGAAACAACAGATCCGGCTATATTCAGCGAACCATCCGGCCTATCCGTTAGTTTGGACGGAAAATATCTGTACATTGCGGATACAAACAACCATAGCATTAAAATACTCAATCTAGCGAAAAACGTGTGTCAAGAATTCAAAGTTCGGCTCCCGGACCCGAAATTCGTGGAACCAGAAAActtaattctatataaaaatgacttGTTCATTAATAGGAAGTGtggcaatttaataatttattttaatgtcagTTTGgatactgaaataaaaaatgtaaaattcacGGCGGGCGCTCCACAAAATTGGAATGTGTGTATTCGCGATGATGATAATAAGGACGTTACATTAGAAGATTTTGAATTCGTGGGCTGTACGCATAAAGGCACAAAATTACCGGGTCGGGTGGAAATGAAACTCAAATCTCGTACAGATAAGACACATTATCGCTTGTATCTCAGTTTTCATACAGCCCTGTGCGAAGGAAGCGTTTGTTTCACACATTCCTTCACGATTCGATCCACTATTCTAGTAAGGGATTCGGTGAAATTGGTtgaatcttataaaattacatgtaaaGTAAATCCGGTAAACCGACAGGAATCAAAGTTAGAACAAAATAAAGCATAA